Part of the Paracoccus sp. S3-43 genome, CTTCACGTCGATGGTGCTGATGATGGGGGCGGTGTTCTTTCCGTTCCTGGAGATCTCGCGGATGGGGTTCGGCAATGCCACATCCTTGTTCGGGGTGGGCATGGCCTTTGCCGACGGGGTGCTGCTGCCCCTGGTGCTGGCGGTGATGGTGATGATCGTCGGCCTGCCGGTGCTGCGGGCCTTCCTGCTGGTCTATACGCTGACCCCGCTGGCCCAGGGCCGGCCGCCTTACCGCCACGCGGCGCGGGCCTTTCGCTGGTCCGAACTGATGCGCCCCTGGTCCATGGCCGAGATCTTCGTGATCGGCACCGCCGTCGCCCTGATCAAGGTCGCGGGGCTGGCGACGGTGCATCTTGGCCCCGCCTTCTGGGCGTTCTGCGCGCTGATCCTGGTCAACCTCGCCTCGCGCGGGTTCATGTGCCAGACGACCATCTGGGACGCGATCGAGGATGCGGGCCTGCATACCGACGGGCGCGAAATGGCCGGGAGCCGCGTTTCGTGACCGAAGACAGCGCCCCGATCCCGACCGCGCATCGCGCAGGCCTGCTGGGCTGCCGGTCCTGCGGCCGCGTCTGGCCGCAGGACCGGACGACCTGCGACCGCTGCGGCGCGGATCTGGTGCCGCCCGACCGGCGGGGCCTGCAAAAGGTCTGGGCCTGGTGGGCCGCCGGACTGATCATGTATGTCCCCGCCAACCTGTTCCCGATGATGCGCACCCAGACCTTCGCCGGCCTGCAAGGCAGTTCCGAGGCGACGATCCTGCAAGGCGTGGTCGAGCTGATCCATTACGGCAATTACGACATCGCCATTATCGTCTTCGTCGCCTCGGTGATCGTGCCGGTGGCCAAGTTCCTGGCGATCGCCTGGCTGGCCACCGTCGCCGGGCGTCCCGCCACCGTCGAACAGGCCCATGCCCGGCTGAAGATCTATGAGGTGGTGGAATTCATCGGCCGCTGGTCGATGATCGACGTGTTCGTGGTGGCGATCCTGTCGGCCCTGGTGCAACTGGGCTTCGTCGCATCCATCCATCCCGGCCCGGCCGCCGTGTCCTTCGCGCTGTCTGTTGCCTTCACCATGCTTTCCGCGCAAAGCTTTGATCCAAGATTGATCTGGCGCGGGCTTCCGCTGCGCAGCCGGACGGGATCCCAGGGGCAGGACTGACACCGCGATGACCGACACGCCGCCGCCGCTGAGACCGGCAAGCCCCGTGCGCAAGACCGCCGCGCGCGCCGCCCAGGCCGGGATCAACGTCATCTGGGTGGTCCCGATCATCGCCCTGATCGTGACGCTGGGCATCGCCTGGAACGCCTATGCCGACCGGGGCGCGGTGATCGAGGTCGAATTCACCGATGCGACCGGCGTGACGCCCGGCGAAACCGCGCTGCGGTTCCGGGAAATCACCGTGGGCCAGGTCGAATCCGTCAGCTTCACCTCGGATCTGTCGCGGGTGGTGGTCAAGATCCGCGTGGACAAGGATGTCGCCCCCTATATCGACGCCGAGACGTCGTTCTGGATCGTCCGCCCGCAGGTCACGGCCCAGGGGGTGACGCGCCTGGACACGGTGCTGACCGGATCCTTTATCGAAGGCTATTGGGACGCGAACGTGACCACGCCCCAGGATCATTTCCTCGGGCTGGAACGCGCGCCGCTGATCCGCGTGGACACGCCGGGCACCCAGGTCACGCTGTCGATGGAAAATGCCGACGGCATCAGCGAGGGCGCGCCGGTCCTGTATCGCGGCGTCCAGGTCGGGCGGATGGAAAACCTGCGGCTGGCCGATACCGAGGATCAGGTCATCGCCGACGCCTTCATCGAGGCGCCGCATGACAAGCGGCTGACCACCTCGACCGTGTTCTGGGACACGTCGGGCTTTTCGTTGTCGCTGGGTGCGTCGGGCGTGTCCTTCAACGTGAACTCGCTGTCCTCGGTCCTGCAAGGCGGCGTCGCCTTCGACACGCTGGTCAGCGGCGGCCGCCCGGTCGAGCCGGGCCATGTCTATACCCTGCAACCCGACGAGGAGACCGCCCGCAACGACATCCTGGCCAGTGAGAGTGGCGAGCCGCTGCGCATCGCCATGCTGATCGACGATTCCCTGCAAGGGCTGGCCAAGGGCGCGGATGTGCAGTTCCAGGGCCTGCGGGTGGGCCAGGTCACCGATCTGGCGGTGACGCTGGACCAGCCCGAGGGAGAGATCCGGCAGGCCGTGACCCTGGCGATCTCGCCCGTGCGGCTGGGCCTGGGCGCCGAGGCCACGCCCGAAGACGCGCTGGCCTTCCTGCAACAGGCGGTGGCCGACGGGCTGCGCGCGCGCGTCGCCAGCGCCGGGTTCCTGGGCACCTCGCTGAAGGTCGAACTGGTCGAAATTCCGGATGCCGAACCGGCCAGCATCGACCTGGCGGCCGAACCGAACCCGATCATTCCTTCGGTCGCGGGCGAACTGGACGATTTCAGCGCCAGCGCCCAGGGATTCATGGCCCGCATCGGCAACCTGCCGTTCGAGGAGGTGCTGCGGTCGGCCACCGACATGATGAACAGCATCACCGACATCGCCAGTTCCGACGACACCCGCGCCATTCCCGAAGCCCTGCGGCAGACGCTGGACCAGACGCGCGGCGCCGCGACCGATATCGGCAGCATGGCCCGCGACCTGCGCGACAGCGGCACCGCGGAAAACATCGCCCGCCTGGTCGAGGAAGCCGCCGCCGCCGCCGAGGCAGTCAAGCTGGCCGCCGCCGATGCCCCCGCGATGGTCGAACAGATCGACGCGGCGGCGGCGGCGGTCGAAGACTTCAACTTCTCGGAAATCAGCGCCCAGGCCGAAGGTATCCTGGCCGACCTGCGCGCCATGCTGGGCAGCGAGGATGCCGAACAACTGCCGCGCAACCTGTCCGACACGCTGCAAGCCGCCTCCGGCCTGCTGAACGACCTGCGCGACGGCGATGCGGCGGGCAGCCTGAACGACGCCCTGGACAGCGCCAGCACCGCCGCCGACCAGGTGGCGCAATCCGTTCAGCGCCTGCCGCAGCTGATCCAGCGGCTGGAGGCGACGGCGGCACGGGCGGACGGGGTGCTGGCCTCCTATGGCGACCGTTCGGCCTTCAACACCGAGGCGATCAACATGCTGCGCGAACTGCGCCGCGCGACGGCGGCCTTCGGGTCGCTGGCCCGGCTGATCGAACGCAACCCCCGCGCCTTCATTCTGGGACGATGACATGACCCACCGCCTGCCGCTTGCCCTTGCCTGCCTTGGCCTTCTGGGGCTGTCCGCCTGTTCCGACCCGGAAAAGACCGCGCGTTACCTGATCGACCCGCCGGCCACGGGGGGGCAGGTGCCCAACCGCCTGGGCAGCGCCGAACTGAAGGATGTGTCGCTGCCCGAATACGCCTCGGCGCAAGAGGTCGCCTTCCAGACCCAGGACGGCGCCGTCCGGTCGAACCCCGACAGCCTGTGGGCCGACAACCCGCAGCGCGCCTTCACCCAGTCGCTGGCGCGCGCCATTTCGGACGTCTCGGGCGCGACGGTGATCGGCGAGCCCTGGCCCCTGGCCGAACCGCCCCAGCGGGTGCTGGAGGTCCGCGTCGAAAAGGCCCTGGCCCAGGCCAACGGCGTCTATCGCCTGTCGGGGCGCTATTTCGTGGGGGACGAGGCCAGCGGGGGGGCGAACCACGCCCGCAGCTTTGATATTTCCGTGCCGATGGGATCGTCCAGCCCGGCGGCCTCGGCTGCGGCGGCGTCGTCGGCCATCACGCTGCTGGCCCAGCAGATCGCCACCCTGTCAGGTCCGGGCCGCACCATCGCCACCACCGCCCCCGCCGATCCCTTCGCCCTGGATCCCCTGTTCTGAGGGGCAGGAAAATCTGAGGGCAGAAAAAAATTTGGCGGATGGCCCGGAAACCATCCGCCAAACAACCCGCAAGGGACAGGGAACACCGTTTAAACAGAGGGACTTGGCGGGTTATCCCGATCCCGGTAATCGCCGGGGCGGGATGCAGGGTCGCAGTCCGGATCGGCGCGACCCATGACGCGCACGATGACCGGCAGCACGAACCGGTCGAAACAGGCCCGGTCGGGCGCGAAGGCACCGGGACGCCCGACGCCTCCGCAATCTTCGCAATCCTCGATGCCGCCCCAGCAATTCGGGCAGGCACCCAGGGCGCAGGCCAGCATCTCGACATGATCGACAAGAAGCCGGTTCTCCTGCTCGAGCCGCCGGAACGCGGCCCAGGTGGGACGGTCGGCCTCGGCGAGAGGAGCGCCGATTCCTGATCGTCCCGGCACCGCCACCGTCAGGTCGTCGGGCGTCTGGACCGGCGCATTCCGCGCACCCCCCGGCCCACCGCCCAGAAGCTGAAGCGCGGCGATCACGTTGTTGAAATTCGGAATTGTGTCACCCGGCATGTCGTTCTTTCCTCCTGCTGCTGCCAAGCGAGGCGTCACCCCGTGCGACCGATGATCGGTTACAATGGAATCACTCTGGGCCGGGGCCGTGAAACGGGCGTGAATCCCGGCGGGCCTGTTCGCCCGGAAAAGCGTGAAAAACGCGGGGCGGGGGTCAGTATTCGTGAAAACGCGCCGGAAAATCGACCAGCGGCGTCGGCGCGGGCCGGGCCGACTGGCTTTCCGCCAGGCGGCGAATCGCGGCGCGGCTGTCCAGCACCTTGCCCTGGGACAGTTGCAGGGCCATCCATCGCGCCAGTTGTGGCGCGGCCAGCGAGGTGCCCGAGGACAGGGCAAAGCTGCCGCTGTCGCGCCCGCGCACGATCATGCGGGCATTGTTCACCGCCTGATCGACCGGCGCCAGGCAATCGCCCGGCTGCGTGTCGTTCAGCAGCGCGGTCGGCACCGTCGCCCGTTCGTCCCGCCGACAGGCCGATCCGCCCCGCAGCGGCCAGTCGCCGGTGGCATAGGTGTTGACCGTATCGGTGCGGATCGCCAGGGGATCGCCGCCGTTCTGGGCATCCGTCAGGATCGGGAATCCCCTTGCGTCCCAGTTGCGATAGGCGGGATCGTGGAACCAGCTTTGCAGCGCGCCCCGGCGAAAGCCCCGGATCACCGCGTCGCGCTGCGCGGACAGGTCATAGATGCCCTCGGGCGTCCCCTCGGCGATCTGGATCCGCCATTCGCCGGGCGGCGCGAAGGGCTCGCCCAGTCGTTCGGGGCAGGTGGGCAGGGCGATCACCACGATGCCGTCGCGCCACCGCCCGTCGCGCAGATGGTGCGGCGTGTAATAGGCGCGCGCCAGCGGCCGGCCGTCCGGGCCAGACAGGACCGAATATTGCCAGGGCAGGGTCAGGGCCGTCGTGGCGGGCGCCAGACCCGGCGCCGTCAGGGTGATCTGCACGTCGCCGCGGGGGGCGTGATCCTGGGGCGGACCCCAGATCTCGATCGCGTTGAAGGTGGTGTCGCCGGGCGGCAGGCGCCAGCCGATCTGCTGGCCGGGCCGCAGCCGGGCGCGCAGCCGGTCCTGCCGGTGATTGCCCGAGGGCAGCACGAAACGCACCGGTCCCAGATCGGCCGCCTGCCGGGCAGAGACCGCGTCCATGAACCGTTCGATCAGCGTGGATCCGTCGCGCGGCCCGGCGGTCAGGCCCAGGCTGATATTGATCACCACCGGCAGCCGGACCGACCCGTGTGGAAGCCCGCCCCGCCGTTCGATGAACCGGCACAGGCGGCGGGCGCGGGTGATGATGAACAGGATCCCCGTCAGGATCGGCAGCGGCGCCAGCACGCCCGAGGAATCCGCCGTGATCCGGGGCGGCAGGCAGACCGCGATCAGCGGATGGTTCCGCGCCCGGCTGTCGGATGGATCGAAGCCCGCCGCCAGCGTCGCCACCGCCGCGCCATGGCCGGTTTCGAACGCGCCCGACGGAATGGCCGGGCGGGCCAGATCCACCGCCCCGGTCAGGCGATAGATCGCATCCTCGCCCGGCAGATCGCCGGTGGCGGCGCGGGCCAGCAGATCCGACAGTTCGGCCCCCCGCCATTCGGCGCCCGACGGCAGGTCGCCGCCCCGGTCCGCCCGGAACCGCGCATCCTGCAACCAGACCGAGGCCGTCCGCGACAGGTTCCCCGGCAGCGTGAACCGCTGGTGGACAAAGGGGATCGCGTCGTCGATCACCCCGATGATGCAGCCGGCCCTGGGATCGGGCAGCGCCTGGGGCGACAGGAACTCCCAGGCGGGATCGTCCAGATCCGGGCTTTGCCAGTCGCGATCGACGGGATTGGCGGACCCTTGCGACAGCACGCCGGCCGGGTCGTCCAGGAAGTCCCGGAACGCGGACAGGATGGCCATGGCCAGGGCCGTCATTCGAAGCTCTGCCGGATCAGGGCCTGCACCGCCCGTTCCATCTGTCCGGGCAGATCCGCGCCCGCGTCGGGCCCGTGATCCTCGCGGTGCGGCGCCTCTCCTCGTTCCGCGCGCAGATCATGGACGTAATGCAGATAGGGCGACATGCCGGTCCGCAGGCTGTCATAGGCGGCGCGCGGTTCGGACCAGCGGGCGGGGGGCGGATCGCGCTTCAGCTCCATCGATTCTGCCACTCCTGCCGGGCGCGCTGGCACAAGGCCCGCCACAGGGGGGCGGCGCGGGCGGCTGTCCTGTCATCGCCGAACCGGGTCGACGGATCGTCGCCGTTCATCATCTGGTCCAGGATCTCGGCATGGAAATCGCGCGGTTCCGCCTGGTTGCTGAACAGGCCGCCGTCGAATTCCGCCGACCCCACGGTGCCGCCCAGCCCCCGCGCCATGACATAGCGCCCAAGCTGGATGCCCAGCACCGCGCCCGAGGCGCTGTCGGCGGGGAAATGCACGCCCGCCACCGTCCGGTTGACCGCGATGCGGCAGGCCAGGCGATAGATCTGATGGTCGGGCTTCACCTGCGCATCCGGATCGGCCAGCAGCGACAGCATGGTCGCCAGCGTGAAGATCTGCGTCGCATGGCCGCTGGGCAGCGTGGGATGGGCCGGTTCGGGGATCAGCGGCTGGATGCGGTCGCTGAACTGGTTCGGCCGGGGGCAGCCAAGCGCCAGCTTGACGCGCATCACCACGGGCGTGACCAGATCCAGCCCCACCTCCAGCATCTCGGCCAGGGCCGGGTTGCGGACGGGGTCGAGCGGCAGGATGCTGGACAGGAAGGGGATCAGGTGGCGTTGCTGGGCCAGGATCTCGGTCAGGCGGTCCGCGCGCAGTTCGGCATAGGCGGCCACCAGCGGCGCGGCCTGGCTGAAATCCGCAAGGCCGGGCCGGACGATCCGGGCCAGGGGCACATGATCGACGGGATCCCCGGTCTTGCGCCGCGACAGCGCCACCGCCCGCGCCGTCTTGCCTGGCGGGGCGTCGTCTTCAGAGACGAAGACAAGATCCTCCAGCAATTCCGAGATCATGACGGCATTGCGGTATTCGCGCGCCAGGCGGGGCAGGCGGGCGGCCAGGTCCAGTTCGCCAGCCTGGAAGGGGTCGGGCGTGACGATTTCCGTGCCCGAGATGGCATCGCGCGACCGCATCAGGGCGGCGGCCAGCAGCGCTTCGTCGGAGGTCTGGCCTGCGGCATTCGCGGCTTGGCCGTGCTGACCATGCTGGCCGTGTTGCAGGGACATGACGGAACCTCGCCGACTGGGAATCGAAAACGCTGTATCTTTGCCGCAGGGGAAAGCGTAACAACGACTCTGGATTTCGCCTATAGCTTTTGTTTGCATGCAACCGCTTACCCTTCGCCTCATGGGCCCTGTCGAACTGACCGGGCCGGGCCGCGTGCGCTTGACGCCGCGCGGGATGCGGGCGCGTGGCGCCCTGGCGGTGATGGGCAGCGCGACCGCGATGCGGGTGCTGCGGGCGCGGTTGCAGGATCTGCTGTTCAGCACGCGCGAACCCGAAAACGCCAATGCCAGCCTGCGCCAGGTGCTGCGGGAAATCCGCATCAGCCTGGCGGACGCGCGCGAAGCGCTGGTCGGCGGGCCGGGATGGGTGGGCCTTGACGGGCAGATGGTCCGGCTGGACATGACCGCCATGCCCGGCCCCGACGGGCAGATGCCGGAATTCGCCGCCGACCTGGATATTCCCGACCCCGAATTCGAGGATTGGCTGCGCGACGCGCGGATGCACGCGGAACAGGCCGTCACGCCCCAGGCGCCCGCGCCTTCGCTGCTGCCGGTCCTGCTGACGGCGGATCCTGTCGCGGGCGACAGCGAAACCGGGGTGATCGCGGCGATGATCCTGGGCGAGGCCGCGGGCCGGGTCTGCGACCTGGTGCCGATGGTCGCCATGCCCGACCGGGCGGATCCGGGACAGTCCGCCATCGTCCTGTCGGCGGTGGCGAACCGCCTGGGCCAGGCCATCCATGTGCTGGTCAAGCTGTCCCACCGGCCCAGCAGCCGGCTGTTCTGGTCCCACAAGTTCGTGCTGGACCGGGGCGATCTGACCACCGCCATGGGCGACTGCACCGCCCAGATCTGCGTGGGCGTCATGCGCGTGCTGGAAGCCCTGCGCACCATCGACGCGGCACTGGGCGTCTCCTTCGCCGATGTGTTCAGCTTCAACCGGGCTCGGCTGGAACGCGCCGAACAGGCCCTGGCTGGCATGGATGACGGGGTCAACGCCTCGCTGACCATGGCGTTGCGGGCCTGGGTGCTGACCACGCAGGTCTTCGAGCGCCTGGTGCCCGACCCCGAGCGAAGCATCCAGGAGGCGCGGGAATTCGCCACCAAGGCGCGCGAGGCCGACCCCTACAGCGCGACCGCCCTAGCCGTGGGCTCCGTGGTCGAGGGGTATATGAACCATGGCCAGGTCAGCTTCTGGCTGGCCCAGCAGGCGGTCCAGGCGGATGCGCGCAACCCGCTGGCGCGCTATGCCTATTCGCAGGCGCTGACCGATCTGGGCCGCCACAAAGAGGCCCATCGCGAGGCGCGGGCCGGTCTGGCCGAGGCGCTGTCGGTGCTGAACCCCGCGACCTGGCAGTTGCGGATGGGCATTTCCCTGACCCGGCTGGGCCGCTTTGCCGAGGCGGAACAGCGGTTCGACGCCGTCCAGCAGTTCGCGCCGGAAAACCGCCCCTCGCTGCGGTTCCTGGCGGCGCTGCGATACCACCGCCATGACGAGCCGGGCGCCTTGGCGGCGCTTCAGGCGCTGCGCCGGAACGAGCCGGGCTTTTCGCTGGACCTGATGGGCAGCGACAGCTATCCGGTCGCCACCCTGCGCCAGGGCGGGCTGCTGGGGGTCACGCGGTCGGGGCTGATCTAGGCGGCCGGGCCTTCCTGGGCCAGGATCTTCTCGGCCTCTTCGACCATCGGATTCCAGTCGAACCGCGCCACGATGATGCCGTGGTCGTTATAGCCCAGCCGCCTGCGCTTGGCATCCGTGGCCGTCAGGTGGTCGTTCAGCACGCGCATTTCCCGAAACGACCATTGGCGGATCGACGAATGGTCGTAGAACGAATCCGACACCAGGATGTGATCCAGCGATTCCATCTGGTTCTGGTGGATATAGGTGTAATAGACGTGCCGGAAGGACCGCAGCTGTTGCAGCTTTTCGACGGTGTAAAGCCCGGCATCCGACTTGCTGCCCGCCGTGCTTTTGGCAAAGAAGCGATAGCCGGGATTTCCCGTCAGCAATTCGGTCGAAACCGAGGTGGTGGCGTCGTTCAGATCGCCCAGCACCACCACCGGCCGGTCGTTGCGGCGCATCGTATCGTTCAGGATGGCGCGAAACGCCCCCGCCTCGACCATGCGGCGGACATGGGACACCACCGTCTGGGCGATGAAGCGGTGCCGACGCAGCACCGGGTTGCCGTCGTCGTCCCGCAGCGTGGTCGGCCCCTTGGATTTCAGATGGGCCACGAAGACGGTGATGTCGGGCGTCCCGTCGGCCTTGTTGACCAGCACCCGCAGCAGGGGCCGGGAAAACCTGCGGATCGTGACGCTGACCGATTCTTCGGCGTCACGGGCTTCCTTCAGGTCGATGAAGCGGGCATCGTCGGGCAGATCCGCGATCCATTCGGGCGGGCCTTGCAGCATCCCCTTGCGTACTGCCAGGGCGACCTGGATCCCCGGCGGATCGGTGGTGCGGGCCACCAGGTCATAGCGGCCGCGCAGCGCGGGGCGGTCGAAAATCTCGGCCAAGGCCTCGGCGTTCCAGCATTCCTGGAAGCCGATGATGTCGGCGTCGATGTCGTCCAGGACGCGTTCCGAAAAGTCGATCTTGGCGTCGTATTGGGCCTGGGTCCAGCCGTCGCCGTCATAGATCGGCTGGCCGGGCAGGTTCAGGTTCAGAAGGTTGAAATTGGCGATGCTGACGTCTTTGCGGGCCATCGGAATGCCTGTCGCGGCCAGGGGGTTCGCCCGATCATATCACGGATCGCGCATCCCGGCCCGCAATTCCTCATGCAGCCTTGGACCCGCGACGACCATCCCGTCCACCATCGCGCGCGGGCTGTTGAAGCGCATCGGCTGGCCGTGCCGGTCGGTGGCGAGGGCGCCCGCGCGGCTGGCGATCAGGCTGCCCGCCGCGATGTCCCATTCCCAGACATGACGCACCGACAGGGCGGCGTCGAAGCGACCCTGGGCCACCAGGCACAGCCGCCAGGCCAGCGAGGGCCGGAACTCGCGGCGGAACGGCGGCGTCCGGCCGTCCTTCCAATATTCGGGATCGGTCGCGGATTTATAGGTCAGCACCCGCGCGCCGGTGATTCCCGCGCCGCTGGGCCGGATCGGCCCGCCGTTCAGCAGCGCCGGGCCGTCCGCATGAGCGGTGAAGGTCAGGTCCATCGCGGGCAGATGCACCACCGCCGCGATGATCCGGTCCCCCTCGGCTACCGCCAGCGAATGGGCAAAGCCTTCCTGCCCGGCGATGAAGGCGCGGGTGCCGTCGATGGGGTCGATGATGAAGCAGCGCCGCGCGTCCAGCCGGGCGGCATCGGCCTCGCTCTCCTCGGATAGCCAGCCGTAATCGGGGCGTTCGCCGGTCAGCAGGGATTGCAGCGCGTCGTTGACGGCCAGGTCGGCCTCGGTCACGGGTCCGGCGTCGTCGGGCTTGTCCCAGGCCTTGGGCTGGGCGCGCCAGAAGGACAGCGCGATGGGCCCGGCGATCTGCGCCGCGCGGACCAGCAGCGCCAGGTCGTCCTCAGGCCCCGGCAACCGTCATCCCCCCGACCAGCAGGCTGGGCACCTCGGCCGCGCGCCAGGGCAGGGCGTCGTTCGCGGCGACGATGGTCATCAGCATCTCGCGCAGGTTTCCGGCGATGGTGCATTCGTTGACCGGCCAGGCGATGCGCCCGCCTTCCACCCAAAACCCGGCGGCGCCGCGCGAATAATCCCCGGTGGTGGCGTTGATCGAGGCGCCCAGCATGGAGGTCACGATCAGCCCCGTTCCCATCCGCGCGATCAGGTCGTCCTGCGTCGCCGCGCCGGGCGTCAGGACCACGTTGCTGTTGCTGGGCGAAGGCGCGGACGACATGCCCCGCGCGGCGGATGCGGTGCTGTCCATGCCCAGCTTGCGCGCGGTCGCCAGATCCAGCGTCCAGCCTTGCAAGACGCCGTTTTCGACGATCTTGCGCGGACGCGTCGCCAGCCCCTCGGCATCGAAGGGACGGGACGAGGGATAGCGCGGGCGCAGCGGATCCTCGGTCAGATCGAAGCCTTCGGGCAGGACCGGCTGGCCCAGATCCTTGCGCAGCCAGCTTGCGCCGCGCGCGACGGCCGAGCCGTTCACCGCCGACAGCAGGTGGCCGATCAGCGACGAGGCGACCCGGCGGTCATAGAGGATCGGAAAGGCCCCGGTCGGCGGCTTCCGGGATCCGGCGCGGGCTAGGGTGCGTTCGGCGGCCAGGCGGCCGATCTCCTCGGGGGTGGGCAGATCCTCGGCCCAGACGCGCGATTCGCCCGCATAGTCGCGTTCCATGCCCAGCCCCTCGCCGGTGATGGCGACGGTGGAGATGGTGTGGGTGGTGCGCTCGTATCCGCCCGAAAACCCGTTCGAGGCCGCCAGCCACAGGAACCGGCGGCTGAACCCGGCATTGGCGGATTCAACCTGGGAAATGCCCGGCATGTCGCGGGCCGCCGCCTCGGCCCGCAGGGCCAGGTCTTGCAGGTGGTCGGGCGACGGATCGGGGCGGTCCTCGGCGATCTGCAAGGCGCGGGCATCGGTGTCGCGGGCAAGCTGGCCGGGATCGGCCAGGCCCAGCATGTCGTCCACCGGCGCCTCGCGCGCCATGGCGACGGCGCGTTCGGCCATCTGGGCGATGGTGGTGGGGCTGTGGTCGGATGCCGAGACGCTGGCCTGCCGCCCGCCGATCAGCACGCGCAGGCCGATTTCCACGCCCTCGGCCCGGTCCGCATGTTCCAGGGCGCTGCCGCGCATGTCGATGCCGATGGATTGCCCGCTGCTGGTCAGCGCGTCGGCGGCTTCGGCCCCCGCGCGCCGCGCCGCATCGACCAGCGATTCGGCCAGCACCTGCAAATCCACGGGTGACATGCGTCTCTCCTTGATGGCGGCGAATGACAAGGCCGGGACCGTGGCCCCGGCCGATGGCCCCTTGGGCCTGGGTTACTTGACCTGCTGGCCGTTGGCGAAGATCGACCCGCCCTCACGGAACTCGATTTCCGAGGTCAGCTGGTCGGGCTGGCCGTCCACCGGCTTGGCGAACATCGCCAGCATCATCCGCATCCCCATCATCTGTTCCTGCGGGACCAAGCCCATCGTGACCAGCTTGTCCATCAGCCCGTTCACGCCTTCAAAGCTGCCGTTCAGCTTGCCCACGGGTTCGTTCGGGTTGTCGCCGAATTCCAGCGTTCCGGCGATGTCGGCCTTGGCCCCCACCGCATCCAGCGCAACCTTGTTGACGGTCAGCGACTTGGGCGCGAAGGGCGCCTCGGGCGCGGCATCGGCGCCAGTGCCAGTGCCAGCGTCGGCCTGGGGCTGCGGCTGGGCCAGGGCCGGGTCGAACAGATCCTGGGTCACGACCGCATCGCCCGACAGGTCGACGGTCAGGCTGGCCGGGTCGCGCGGCAGCTGGCTGGTCGGGTCGAACAGGTTCCAGATCGCGTCCGAGAAGGTCAGCCCGTCCAGCACATAGGCGAACTTGAAGGGCTGCGCGGCATCGCCCTTGGACACCGGCAGCAGCATCTCGGCCGAGATCTGGCGGACGGCATAGCTGATCGGGAAGGGCAGGGTGTTGACGGTCATTTCCGCCTTGGCATCGGCGGACGCCGCCTTGTAGCCCAGGCCCTGCCCCGACATCCGAACGGCGATGTCGCTGGCCCCGGACGCGAAGCTGCCCTTGGCGTTCTGGTCCTGGCCGCTGTCGTCCTTGCCCGCGACATCGAAGCTGCCTGCCAGCGTCTCATAGGCCAGTGTCGTGTCGAACACCAGGCCGGCGGCCAGGGCCTGCGCCATCTGGCTGCCCAGGTCGAAGGACTGGCCGGGGGTCTTGGCGGTGCCCTTGCCGGTCAGGTTGGTGACCGCCACCTGGACGTCCATGGTGCCGCTGCCCGCGCCCGCGCCGTCGCCCGTGCCGCCAGGGGTGCCGCCGGCGGTGCCGTCGCCGGGGATCCGGGCGTCGATCCGCATCTCGGCCTGGGCGGCCTTCATGTCGAAGCTGCTGTCGATGCCGCCCTCCGCTGCGACATTGCGCTGCGATCCGG contains:
- a CDS encoding DUF2125 domain-containing protein — its product is MVRPLATSLLALTLGAGSALADVTPAQVWENLQKYSADYGYQVSGNVEDAGGTLTVTDAVFTMAGETGASSVTFPKMTFQETGDAKVRVTVDGDVALDSRFTVPAQQEPAPDAPEGTDAPADPAPAETVEMTVTGTIKVPGNEMVVSGTPEDMLYEYTYPTMAFDFILPTEPGRDATIPVTGTVTEMTGSQRNVAAEGGIDSSFDMKAAQAEMRIDARIPGDGTAGGTPGGTGDGAGAGSGTMDVQVAVTNLTGKGTAKTPGQSFDLGSQMAQALAAGLVFDTTLAYETLAGSFDVAGKDDSGQDQNAKGSFASGASDIAVRMSGQGLGYKAASADAKAEMTVNTLPFPISYAVRQISAEMLLPVSKGDAAQPFKFAYVLDGLTFSDAIWNLFDPTSQLPRDPASLTVDLSGDAVVTQDLFDPALAQPQPQADAGTGTGADAAPEAPFAPKSLTVNKVALDAVGAKADIAGTLEFGDNPNEPVGKLNGSFEGVNGLMDKLVTMGLVPQEQMMGMRMMLAMFAKPVDGQPDQLTSEIEFREGGSIFANGQQVK
- a CDS encoding TldD/PmbA family protein; translated protein: MSPVDLQVLAESLVDAARRAGAEAADALTSSGQSIGIDMRGSALEHADRAEGVEIGLRVLIGGRQASVSASDHSPTTIAQMAERAVAMAREAPVDDMLGLADPGQLARDTDARALQIAEDRPDPSPDHLQDLALRAEAAARDMPGISQVESANAGFSRRFLWLAASNGFSGGYERTTHTISTVAITGEGLGMERDYAGESRVWAEDLPTPEEIGRLAAERTLARAGSRKPPTGAFPILYDRRVASSLIGHLLSAVNGSAVARGASWLRKDLGQPVLPEGFDLTEDPLRPRYPSSRPFDAEGLATRPRKIVENGVLQGWTLDLATARKLGMDSTASAARGMSSAPSPSNSNVVLTPGAATQDDLIARMGTGLIVTSMLGASINATTGDYSRGAAGFWVEGGRIAWPVNECTIAGNLREMLMTIVAANDALPWRAAEVPSLLVGGMTVAGA
- a CDS encoding endonuclease/exonuclease/phosphatase family protein, which translates into the protein MARKDVSIANFNLLNLNLPGQPIYDGDGWTQAQYDAKIDFSERVLDDIDADIIGFQECWNAEALAEIFDRPALRGRYDLVARTTDPPGIQVALAVRKGMLQGPPEWIADLPDDARFIDLKEARDAEESVSVTIRRFSRPLLRVLVNKADGTPDITVFVAHLKSKGPTTLRDDDGNPVLRRHRFIAQTVVSHVRRMVEAGAFRAILNDTMRRNDRPVVVLGDLNDATTSVSTELLTGNPGYRFFAKSTAGSKSDAGLYTVEKLQQLRSFRHVYYTYIHQNQMESLDHILVSDSFYDHSSIRQWSFREMRVLNDHLTATDAKRRRLGYNDHGIIVARFDWNPMVEEAEKILAQEGPAA
- a CDS encoding 3'(2'),5'-bisphosphate nucleotidase CysQ, giving the protein MPGPEDDLALLVRAAQIAGPIALSFWRAQPKAWDKPDDAGPVTEADLAVNDALQSLLTGERPDYGWLSEESEADAARLDARRCFIIDPIDGTRAFIAGQEGFAHSLAVAEGDRIIAAVVHLPAMDLTFTAHADGPALLNGGPIRPSGAGITGARVLTYKSATDPEYWKDGRTPPFRREFRPSLAWRLCLVAQGRFDAALSVRHVWEWDIAAGSLIASRAGALATDRHGQPMRFNSPRAMVDGMVVAGPRLHEELRAGMRDP